A window of Kangiella sp. TOML190 genomic DNA:
AACATTAAGTAATTAATCTTGTTATAATTGAATTGAGATTTGAGGACATGTTCCACTTCCTTGATGATGTAATGCTTTTCCTTGTTGGCCTCAATAGAAATGGCTGAAAAATCAGTAACTTCTTCCTTGCAAATAAGTATCAGCGAGCCTAAGGTGGTTTGCTGCGGTCTTAGCAAAAGATGCCAATGATTGTAGCTTTTAACTAAGCTATTCGGGTAATCAAAAGAAGCTAAAGTTTGTTCTAACATCACAAAAGAAAATAGGTGTTTTAACTTTATTGTAGTTGCTTAAGACTAGATAGCAATAGAATTTCTTAAAATTATAAGAGAAACGTATGCAGGTTATTTTTGATACGCAAAACATATACTATATTCCACAATATTACCCTATCTATAAAGTACTGATAGAAAATAATATTGAATGTATCTTTGTGTGTTATACCGGGAAAAATGATCAGTCCGTTTTTGCAAAAGAAATTCCCGGTAACCAGGTTTGGGTGTCCGGTAAAGAGCAAGCCTTGGACTACTATTTAAAAACTAAGCCTGATTGGATTTTTTTTGGTAATGCTTTTCAAGGCTTAGAGCAAATACACCAATACTCAAAAACCGCTCAGTTAGGACATGGTGTAGGTCCTAAGCCAAGTTATTATAGAAAGTCTGATACACCTATGACGGTTCGCTTTATGGAAGGCGAATTGCGCTTGCGTATCATCAAGCAGATGTATCCAGAAGATACCTTTGTGCAAGTAGGATTTTCCAAGCTCGATCCGATTTTTGACGGTAGCGAGCAAGGTATCGATTTAGTAGCCAAGCAACTGGATACTAGTAAAAAAACATTACTTTATGCGCCAACCTTTAACCCAAGCTCACTAGAGCGATTTCCAGATAACTGGCCAGAGAAATTTTCCGACTATAATGTTCTAATCAAGCCGCATGCTTTTACCTACACTCGAAAACAGTACAAAGGCCAGAGGAAAAAATTAAAAAAATGGGCCAGTTATGCAAACTGCTAT
This region includes:
- a CDS encoding CDP-glycerol glycerophosphotransferase family protein: MQVIFDTQNIYYIPQYYPIYKVLIENNIECIFVCYTGKNDQSVFAKEIPGNQVWVSGKEQALDYYLKTKPDWIFFGNAFQGLEQIHQYSKTAQLGHGVGPKPSYYRKSDTPMTVRFMEGELRLRIIKQMYPEDTFVQVGFSKLDPIFDGSEQGIDLVAKQLDTSKKTLLYAPTFNPSSLERFPDNWPEKFSDYNVLIKPHAFTYTRKQYKGQRKKLKKWASYANCYVAPVEDYSLLPYLKTADLLISEASSTLFEFVVLDKPVIVANFFKLKWSYRGPFSYRFEKRFGKDNVIYNKIGTHISKFSQLKNAVKQQLANPQEYREQRAQYRQDHIGPVDGKASQRIVDYLLERR